One region of Oryza sativa Japonica Group chromosome 5, ASM3414082v1 genomic DNA includes:
- the LOC107278344 gene encoding uncharacterized protein: MPRLLLLCMAPTPPLLQAALGGGGLGDGGGGADGGGWARRPGRRLVSSSCAWCRRLLSSRWLSAAAAWVTAAAWATAAAGRTAAAGRDGRADASSPPPVHGADTSSPLGGSRRAADDDDEAAAGSGVRVRDDDDDGKAEAGSGPTTTNRPGGEPAAAASGRGGGWTSRALGAAATKPGGELGAAAAGRAGRGSEWASRPARRRTGRGGGPDDDVDEEDPDDDIDEVR, encoded by the exons AtgcctcgtctcctcctcctgtgCATGGCGCcgacgcctcctctcctccaggcggctctcggcggcggcggcctgggcgacggcggtggcggggcggacggcggcggctgggcgaggcggccgggccgacgcctcgtctcctcctcctgtgCATGGTGCcgacgcctcctctcctccaggtggctctcggcggcggcggcctgggtGACGGCGGCAGCctgggcaacggcggcggcagggcggaCAGCGGCGGCTGGGCGAGACGGCCGGGCCGAtgcctcgtctcctcctcctgtgCATGGTGCCgacacctcctctcctctaggCGGCTCTCGGCGCGcggctgacgacgacgacgaggcggcggccggaagTGGCGTACGTgtgcgcgacgacgacgacgacggcaaggCGGAGGCCGGGAGcgggccgacgacgacgaacaggCCAGGCGGTGAGCCGGCCGCGGCAGcgagcgggcgaggcggcggctggacGAGCCGGGCGCTGGGCGCGGCCGCAACCAAGCCAGGTGGCGagctgggcgcggcggcggctgggcgagCCGGGCGCGGCAGCGAGTGGGCgagccggccggcgaggcggcgaaccgggcgcggcggcggcccagatgacgacgtcgacgaggaggaccCAGATGACGACATCGACGAG GTGAGATAG
- the LOC136351241 gene encoding acid phosphatase 1-like gives MATARLLLLLTVVAAAAGSCFCSGQEAKPPTPPPPPPYCGSVRTAVEAHNIIGWKTLPADCAKYVADYITGDRYGRDSDVVINEAVAYAESLKLSGSGKEVWVFDVDETALSTVPYQAKHGYGVQPYDHANFLQYVAGGSAPALQGTLRLYQRLLQLGIKPVFLTDRTEDQIAITTHNLLSQGYSSWEKLLLQPIGLQTSTQAFKTSERKKLVDAGYVIIGNIGDQWSDILRSPEGCRTFKYPSPMYYVA, from the exons atggcgacggcgaggttgctcctcctcctcacggtggtggcagcggcggcgggctcctgCTTCTGCAGCGGCCAGGAGGCGaagccaccgacgccgccgccgccgccgccgtactgcGGCAGCGTGaggacggcggtggaggcgcacaACATCATCGGGTGGAAGACGCTTCCGGCGGATTGCGCCAAATACGTCGCCGACTACATCACCGGCGACCGCTACGGCCGCGACTCCGACGTGGTGATCAACGAGGCCGTCGCCTACGCCGAGAGCCTCAAGCTCTCCGGCAGTGGCAAGGAGGTCTGGGTGTTCGACGTCGACGAGACCGCACTCTCCACCGTGCCCTACCAGGCTAAGCATGGCTACGG AGTTCAGCCATACGACCACGCGAACTTCCTCCAGTACGTGGCTGGAGGGAGCGCACCGGCATTGCAGGGGACGCTGCGACTCTACCAACGGCTGCTCCAGCTCGGCATCAAGCCGGTGTTCCTAACCGACCGCACCGAGGACCAGATAGCCATCACCACCCACAACCTCCTCTCACAGGGCTACTCTAGCTGGGAGAAGCTACTGCTCCAACCGATTGGGCTCCAGACCTCAACTCAAGCATTCAAGACAAGTGAGCGGAAGAAGCTAGTGGATGCCGGCTATGTCATTATCGGCAACATCGGTGACCAGTGGAGCGACATCCTCAGATCACCGGAGGGTTGCCGCACCTTTAAGTACCCCAGTCCCATGTACTACGTTGCCTAG
- the LOC9269151 gene encoding acid phosphatase 1 encodes MATARLLLVLTVVAAAGSCFCSAQEAKPPPYCGSVRTAIEAHNIIGWKTFTADCAKYLADYLTGDRYPRDADVVINEAIAYAESLKLSGSGKEIWVFDVDETALSTLPYQANHGYGVQPYDQASFIQYVSEGSAPALQGTLRLYQRLLQLGVKPVFLTDRTEDQRTVTTNNLLSQGYCSWEKLLFQPVGLQTTTQAFKTDERQKLVDAGYVIVGNIGDQWTDILGSPEGCRTFKYPNPMYYVA; translated from the exons atggcgacggcgaggttgcTCCTAGTGctcacggtggtggcggcggcgggcagctgCTTCTGCAGCGCCCAGGAGGCGAAGCCGCCGCCGTACTGCGGCAGCGTGAGGACGGCCATTGAGGCGCACAACATCATCGGCTGGAAGACGTTCACGGCGGATTGCGCCAAATACCTCGCCGACTACCTCACCGGCGATCGATACCCCCGCGACGCCGACGTGGTGATCAACGAGGCCATCGCCTACGCCGAGAGCCTCAAGCTCTCCGGCAGCGGCAAGGAGATCTGGGTGTTCGACGTCGACGAAACCGCGCTCTCCACACTGCCCTACCAAGCCAACCATGGCTACGG AGTTCAGCCATATGATCAGGCAAGCTTCATCCAGTACGTGTCCGAGGGAAGCGCACCGGCGCTGCAGGGGACGCTGCGGCTCTACCAACGGCTGCTCCAGCTCGGTGTTAAGCCAGTATTCCTGACTGACCGCACCGAGGACCAAAGGACAGTCACCACCAACAACCTCCTCTCTCAGGGTTACTGCAGCTGGGAGAAACTGTTGTTCCAGCCGGTTGGGCTTCAGACCACAACACAGGCGTTCAAGACTGATGAGCGGCAGAAGCTTGTGGACGCCGGCTATGTCATCGTCGGCAACATCGGCGACCAGTGGACCGACATCCTCGGCTCGCCGGAGGGCTGCCGTACGTTTAAGTACCCCAACCCCATGTACTATGTCGCCTAG